CCCAATCTAACGGCGGGGGGCGGCCAGGACTGCCCGTGTTCGCCACAGGCGTGACGGGGCTGGGTCACCTGCCGGACTCCGCGGCAACCGTCAGCCGAGCGCGGCGGCGAACGCCGCGAGGACCTCCTCGTCGAACAGTACGAACCGCACCTCGGTGAGGGTGGCCTCCCCGACGTCGGTGACGGTCGGGCCGCACACCTGCTGGCCGTCGCGGACCTCCTGCCGGGCGGCGAAGGTGCGCACCGCGTCGACGGCGATGCGGGCGACGGTGTCGGCCGGCCAGCCGTATGCGCCGGCGCTGATTGCGGGGAAGGCCACGGTGGGCACGCGCAGGTCCGCGGCGACCTGCAAGGAGCTCGTGAAGCAGGCGGCCAGCAGGCCCGGGTCCGTCTGACCGCGGTGGGCGTTCGGTCCGACGGTGTGGATGATCCACCGGGCAGGCAGCCGATAGCCGGCGGTGGGCACCGCCTCCCCGACCGGCAGGCCGTCCGGCAGCTCGGTGCGGCGCAGCTGCAGGCACTCCTCGAGAAGCTCCGGCCCGGCGGCTCGGTGGATGGCGCCGTCGACGCCGCCGCCCCCGAGGAGCGAGGAGTTGGCCGCATTGACGACGGCGCCGACCTGCTGAGTGGTGATGTCGCCCAGAAGGGCCTCGATCTTCATGCCGCGATTCTCTCCCGCGGCGGGGACACGGCGGGAAGGCAGTGCACAGTCCGCCCGGCTGTGCGGCATCGGCCGCCCGGCTGTGCGCCGCTGGCCGCTCGGTCCGGGGTCAGGCACCGCCGTCAGACTTCGAGGAGCACCGTCACCGGACCGTCGTTGACGAGCTCGACGGCCATGTCGGCGCCGAAGCGGCCCGTGGCGACCTCGACCCCCTGCCCGCGCAAGGCGTCGACGACGGCGTCGACGAGCGGCTCGGCCACCGATCCGGGCGCGGCCTTGTTCCAGGTGGGCCGCCGTCCCTTGCGCACGTCGGCGTACAGCGTGAACTGGGAGATGACGAGCACGGGAGCGGCGGCGTCGAGCACCGAGCGCTCCTCACGCAGAATGCGGAGCTCGGCGATCTTGCGGGCCAGGCGGGCGACCTGGTCCGGACCGTCCTCGTGCGTCACGCCGACCAGGGCCACGAGCCCGGGGCGGGTGAGCTCGCCGACCACCTCGCCGTCCACCCGTACCGCCGCGCGGGTGGCGCGCTGCAGGACCGCCCTCATGCGGTCGCCCGCGGGGCCGGTGCGCTGGCGGGGGTGCTCACCACCCGCCGCCGCCGGAGCGCGGCGGACGCCGTCCGCCGCCGTAGTTGGAGACGGCGGGCCGCACGTCGGCGAGGTACACCCCGGCCGGGATGACGGCGAAGAACTGCAGGAACCCGCCGCCGAGCAGGCCGAGCCCCAGGGGCGGCGGGACGGCGATGAATCCGACGACGGCGGCGGCTGCGGTGAGCACCAGCCAGAAGTTCTTCGTCCGCTTGCCCGCGGCGAGGAACGCGCCCGCGGGCCGACGGGCGCAGTCGATCAGCGCCCATGCCTCGATGCCGAACAGCACGAGGGCGAGCACGAGGAAAAGCAGCACCTGGGCATTTGCGAGCAGCACGGGGCCGAGCCTAACGGCTGCGGTGAGGCGATTGGCGGAGCCGCGGGCGGCGCCGGCACATGCGTCGGGCGCGGTGGCGACGGCGCCTGCGGCACGTGCTGGCGCGGGCTCGGCGCGCACCGCGACAAGCACGTCCCCGGAACCCGCGCGCGAAGACCGGCTTCTGCGTCAGCATGAACCCATGAGCTCTGCCCACGTCTGCGAGCACGCCGGTGCGTGCGTGTCCCGGCGGCGGGTGCTCGTCGCCGGTGGCGCCGGTCTCGTCCTCACGCCGCTCCTGGTGGCCTGCGGCTCGGGCGCGGAGCCGGCGGCGCCGACCCCGGCCGGTTCGGGGCAGTCGGGGGAGCGGCTGGTGGCGCTCTCCGAGGTCCCGGTGGGCTCCGGCGTGGTCGTGGAGACCCCCGGTGGCGAGTCGGTCGTGGTGGCCCAGCCGGAGACCGGCAAGGTTCTCGCGTTCAGCGCGGTCTGCACGCACCAGGGTTGCCTGGTGGCGGTGGAGGGCCAGGAGCTGGCCTGCCCGTGCCACGGCTCACGCTACGCGGCCGCCAGCGGTGAGGTGCTGCAGGGTCCGGCCGAGGAGCCGCTGCCGGCGGTACCGGTCCGGGTCGACGGCGAGGACGTGGTGCTGGGCTGAGTGGTGCGCTCAGCGCCGGCCGAGGTTCGGCGGGCGTCGTGACATGTCGCGGAGCATTTGACATCTCGCGGAGGAGTTGACGCCTCGCGGAGGAGTTGACGCCTCGCGCCCGGGTTAGTCCTCGGCCAGCTGGCCGTTGGCCTGGCTCTGCGACATCCCGGAGATCTGCAGCGCGTCGACCGCCAGGGAGCGCAGCAGCGACACCAGGGTCTGCTGACGCCAGCCCTGCTCGGCGTAGCGGTCCGGGGCGAGCTCGCCGGCCACCGCCGCCAGCTGGCCTCGGGCGTGATCGGGCGGGTCACCGCGGCCGAGCGCCGCGGCCAGGGATCGTATGGCGTCGGCGAGCGTGTCGACGTGCGCGGCGATCTCGGGCGAGGGTCCGTCCTCCTCGATGGCGACCACCGAGCGGCGCGAGACCACCCGGGTGTTCCGCATCGCCCGGTCGGCGAGGGTGCACGCCCGGGACAGCTCCGCGATGGTCGCCCGGTCGCTGCGGAGGGCCGGGTTGACCCGCACGAGCTCGCGAGCGCTGCGCACGGCCGCCGCCCACGCGTCCAGGGTGGGCTGTGACCCGCGCCCCTGGGCGAGGGCATCGGCGGCGAGCTGGGCGTCGCCGGTGCGCAGGCCCCGCGCCAGGGTGGCCAGGACTGCGGCGGTCTCCCCCAGCGCGGTGCGGGCGAGCCGGCGGGGCCGGCGGATGACGTTGACGGGCAGGACGGCGGTCACGAGCAGGGCGAGCGCCGCGCCGACGAGGGCGTCGGACCAGCGCCCCAGCGCACCGTCGGCGATCATCGACGTCGGCAGGGCGACGATGACGATGCTCTGTGTGCCCGCCTGGGTGGTGAGCAGGACGCCGCGGTCGAGGAACTTCGTGAGCACCGCGGACAGCACCAGCACGCAGCCGATCTGGACCGCCCCGGTCCCGAACAGCTGGGCGAAGATCTCGCCCAGCCACACCCCCACCGTGGCGCCCGCGCCGAGCTCGGCCACGCGGCGCAGCTGGCGGTCGGCGGTGTGGCCGAGGGCGATCCACGCCGCGACCGGCGCGAACATCGGTACGTCGTGGCCGAGGAGCTCACCGGAGACGAAGTAGGCCAGGCCGGCGGTCAGGGCGGCGGTGAGGATGGGCACGAAGGCGTCGCGCACCCGCCGCATGCCAAGCCGGGAGCGGACGGTGAGCAGGACCCTCCACCGGCGCAGGTCCATCGACTGGCCGAGGCCGGCGGCGATGAGCCGCGCTGCGCGGGCGGGCCGGCTTAGCGGACGCTGTCCCGGTCCGCCGATGGCCCGGTCGGCCCCGGCCGCGCCCGTGGCGGCCCGGTCACCCTCCGCCCGCCCCTCGGGTGTACCGCCTACGGTCATCTGCGCAGGTCGCGGCGGCGCAGACCCGCGCCCGGACGCTCGGCGGGCCGGGCGTCCGTCACGCCGTCGAGCCCGACGACGATCTCCTGCGCGGCGGCCACGCCGCCGACGTCGAGGTCGGCGTCGGCGGCCACGGACCGCTTGACGACGGCCAGACCGACCGGCCCGAGCTCCTCGTGGCGCACCACCGAGGTGAGGCGGCCGACCACCTTGTCCCCGTGGCGCACCTCGGCCCCGGCGTCGGGCAGCAGGTGGTCGGAGCCGTCGAGGTGGAGCATGACCAGGCGGCGGGGCGGGCGGCCGAGGTTGACCACCCGCGCGACGGTCTCCTGGCCGCGGTAGCAACCCTTGTCCAGGTGCACCCCCGTGCGCAGCCAGTCCAGCTCGTGCGGGATGGTGCGCTCGTCGACCTCCGTCGCGAGGCGGGGCCGCCAGGCCTCCACCCGCAGCGCCTCCCACGCCCACGTGCCGGCGAGCCGGCGCGGCGGCGCGGGCCGGGTGACGTCGTCGCCGTCGCGCGCGGGCGTGAGGAAGCCGGTGACGACCTCGTTGAGCGCGGCACGGCGCACGAGACTCAGCGCGCGGTGGATGTCGATGCCGGGATGGTCGGCGTCCTGGGGGCCGTAGGCGGTCGAGCCCGGGGCCGTACGGGGCCAGGGGTCCTGCCAGGTGAGCAGGTGCGCGGGGTCGGTGGCGAGCTCGAGCCACCCGCCCGCGGCGGTGCCCAGCACGGCGACGTCGTCGTGCCGCTCGACCTCGACCCGGAGCATGAAGCGCATCTTGTCGAGGTACTGCGCCAGGGGGGCGGCGTCGGCGGCCTCGGTGATGAGCCAGGTGCGCTCGCCGTCGTCCTGCACCGCCGGGGCGTGCTCGATGTGGCCGTTGACGTCGAGCAGCAACAGCTCGGTGCTCACGCCGGCCTCCAGGCCGAGCAGGAGCTGGGAGCTGAGGGTGTTGAGCCAGCTGGTCCGGTCCGGGCCCGAGACGGTGACGACGCCAAGGTGTGAGAGGTCGGCCACGCCGTCGCCGCGGGCCAGCGCCCGCTGCTCGTGGACGGGGTCGCCGTAGTGCAGCGCCACGCCGGCGTCGGGGCCGGACGCCTCCACGGCTCCGGGGCGGGTCAGCAGGGGGCTGCGGTAAATGGTGACGTGCTCGTCGACGGTGCTCATCTCACTCCTTGCGGCTCAGTCGCCCCGAGGCGTAGGACTGCAGCTCGCGCCCGAAGGCGGCGAGGTCCATCGCCCAGAGCAGGTCGTGCTGCACGAGCCCGTACATGCGGGTCGCGCCGGACATCTCGGCGGCCGTCACGGTGCGGACGACGGCGTCGGTGCTCAGGTCTACGCGGGGGCCGCGGACGGCGCCGACGTAGACGCTCAGGTGGCCCGACGGGTCGGCCACCAGCACCTCCAGTTCGGTGGCGTCCGGGGCCGGGGCCCCCGCGCCGGTGAGCTCCGGCGCAGTCGTGACCCGGCCCGCGGCGTTCCCGGCACCCTCCTGCCCGGGCGTGGCACCGCTCGCGCCGGCGCCGTTGCCGACGGCGGGCGACGTGGGCTCGACGACCGGCCGCCAGTAGGACGTCTCCGTGGACCACAGCTGCCCGGGAGTGAGCGCCGCGGCGCCCTGGGTGCCGGTCATCTCCTGGGAGATCTCGCCGGACCGGGTGGTGTCGGCCAGCCAGATGGTCGTGACCGCACGCAGGTACGGGCCGCCGTCGTGGTCGAAGACGATCTCCTGGACGAACGCCTGCTCGTCCACGCCGGGGTAGCCGAGCATGCCGAAGCCACGCCACCGGCCCAGGAGCCACGCCAGCGGGTAGCACTCGGGCGCCAGGTCGTCGGGGATGGTGAAGGCCATGGTCCCAGGCTAGCCCGCGGCGCTCGGCCGGGGCCCGCGCGGCCGCCTCTCAGGCCGACAGCAGACCGGCGACGAGGTGCACCGCCATGCCGGGCACGAGCAGGGGCAGCATGGCCGCCGAGAGCGCGGGCCGCACACGGCTGGAGGCGGGGAAGAGACCGAACAGGACGTGCAGCGCGGCGGTGAGGATCCCGACGGCGAGCCCCACGAGCAGGCCCGGCACCGGGCCCACGAGCTCGAGCAGCAGGCCGGCGAGCAGCCCCGCGGCACCGGCCACCACCGTCGCCAGCACGGCGACGAGCTCGGTGCGGGCGGGGACGGCGGTGGCGGCTGCAGCCGCCGCGATGCTCGCCGCCCCGGCCACGACGAGCGACTCGGCGGTCAGCCCCTCCCCCACGGCCACCCAGCCGGCCGCCGAGACGACGACGGCGCAGCCGGTGACGACGCCGGCGACGGACTCGACAAGACGTGGCCGGCCGTCCCGGCGCAGCATCTGGTGGACGAACGCGGCCACGACTGCCAGGCCCGCGACGATGGCGAGGCCCGCCACCGTGCCGAACCGCACGGCCGCGAGCGCGGCGATCGCGGTGCCGGCGATGACCAGGGACGCCCCGCGGTAGGTGGGCAGGTCGATCAGGCGCGGCCAGCCGAGGGCGAAGACCAGGCACAGCAGGAGGACGAGGCCCGTGAGGACGTCCCGCGCCGCGAAGCCCGCCAACGCCAGGACCGCCGCACCGAGGGCCGTGACGGCAGCGCGGGTGGAGGCGCCCATCACCGGCCGGCCGCCGTGCTGCGGGACGCCGCGCCCGATGGCGCGGGGTCGGGGGAGGCAGGCACGAGCCCGATTGTTGCAGATGCCGCCCGCGGACCGGCGGAGCCCGGCGAGCCCGCCGCAGCCCGCCGCGGCCCTGCGGGCCCTAAAGTGAGCCCACCGATTCGGAGGAGGGAAGGTGACCGCACTCCTGCTGCTCACCGCGGGACCCGGTGACGCCGCCGACGTGCTGCCCGCCCTCACGCTCCTCGGGCACGAGGTGACGCCCGCCCCGCCCACGCCGTCGGCCGTGCTCGAGCACGCGGACGCCGCGGCGATCGTGCTGGACGCCCGCAGGGACCTCGTCGCCGCCCGCACGCTGTGCCGCCTGATCAGCGGCACCCTGGACGCCCAGCCCGTGCTCCTCGTGCTCGCCGAGGGCGGGTTCACCGCCGTCTCCACCACGTGGGGCGCGGCGGAGGTCGTCGTCGAGACGGCCGGGCCCGCCGAGGTGGAGGCCCGGCTGCGGTTGATGATCGAGCGCACCCGGGCCACCGCGGCCGACGAGGGTCCCGAGCGGCTGGAGTCCGGCGAGCTCGTCATCGACGCCTCCGCCTACACCGCGAAGGTCCGCGGCCGCACGCTCGACCTGACCTACAAGGAGTTCGAGCTTCTCAGGCATCTGGCCCAGCACCCCGGCCGCGTCCTCAGCCGCGCCCAGCTGCTGCAGGAGGTCTGGGGCTACGACTACTACGGCGGCACCAGGACCGTCGACGTCCACATCCGGCGGCTGCGCGCCAAGCTCGGTGCGGAGCACGACCAGATGATCGGCACGGTGCGCAACGTCGGCTACCGCCTGGACCCGCGCGGGCGCGACGCCGTCGCGTCCGCGGGCGAACCGGGCGCGCCGGCGCCCAGTGAACCGGCCGCCGTCGTGGAGTAGGACCTTCGACCCCGGGCCAGGCTTGTCCGCGACGAGCGAAGTGCCCTTGCGCGACCGCCTCGACCCTGCCGTACAGTGGAGCCCGACGCCGGGTCGCGAAAGCCCCGGGCTCCAACATAAGCCGCCACGAGCGGCCTTCGCGCCGACTGGCGCTCTCCGGCCCGGCGTCCTCGTTCCTCTCCCAGCCCCGCCCCCGCCTCTGCGCTCGTACCGGCGGCTTGGTGCCCGCTCCCTGGCTGCACGCGGCGTTCATGACGGGCTGCACCCGGCGTTCATCACGGGCTGCGTGCGCCGTCGTCGCGCGTCGGCCGGCTCGCGAGCCGTGCACCATGTCGCCGTGACGCGCCCCGTCCGTGAGGGTCACCACAGGGGTGCCGCACGGCCTGGTCGACCGCCGTCTCTGCCCTAGCCTGGTGGCTGCAGTCCGCCCTGTGGTCACCTCGCCCTCACTGGAGCAGCTCGGTGCGCTTCCGCTTCCGCCCAGCCCCGCGTGGGGTTCACTTCTTCGACCTGTACACGGAGTCCGCCGCGCACCTGCGCACGGGGGCCGACCTCCTCGCCAGGATCCTCGGTGCGGACCTGCCCACCCGGGCGAAGCTGGCCGCGCGCCTCAAGGACGCCGAGCACGCCGCCGACGAGGCGGCCCACCAGGTGTACACCGCGCTCGCGCAGACCTTCGTCACCCCGTTCGACCGCGACGACATGTACCACCTCGCCTCCGCCCTGGACGACTGCATGGATGCCATGGACGAGGCCGGTGAGCTCGTGGTCCTGTACCAGCTGGGGACCCTGCCGTCCGGCGTCAGCGAGCAGGTCGCCGTCCTTCGGCAGTGCGCGGAGCTCACCTACGACGCGATGCCCCGTCTGCGCTCCTTCGACGGCCTCGAGGCCTACTGGATCGACATCAACCGGCTCGAGAACCAGGCGGACCGGGTCTACCGACGCGTGCTCGCCGACCTCATGAACAACGCCGAGGACGCGATCACCGTCATCAAGGTCAAGGGTGTCGTCGACGCGCTCGAGGAGGCGGCGGACTCGTTCGAGCGGCTCGCCAACCACGTCCAGACGATCGTGCTGAAGGAGTCCTGAGCGACGTGGACCTCGTCCTGGTCCTGGTCGTGGTGGTGGTGACCGTGGCCCTGGCCTTCGACTTCACCAACGGCTTCCACGACGCCGCCAACGCGATCGCGACCTCCGTCTCCACCCGTGCCCTCACCCCGCGGGTCGCGCTGGTCATGGCCGCCGCGATGAACCTGCTCGGCGCCCTGCTCGGCACGGGGGTCGCGGAGACGATCGGCTCAGGCATCATCACCCCGCCCGACGGGACCTCGGGCCTGCTCGTCGTGCTTGCCGGGCTGGTCGGGGCGATCGCCTGGAACCTGATCACCTGGTGGTTCGGCCTGCCGTCGTCCTCCACCCACGCGCTCATCGGTGGGCTCGCCGGGGCGGGCATGGCCTCGGCGACCACCGTGCACTGGGACGTCATCGCCACCTCCGTCGTGCTGCCGATGGTTCTCTCCCCGCTCATCGGGTTCGCTCTGGCGTACATGGTCATGCTGGTGGTGCTCTGGACGTTCCGACGCCGTCCCTACTCGCCCACCATGCGCGGCTTCCGGCTCACGCAGACGATCTCGGCGGCCGCGATGGCGCTGGGTCATGGGCTCCAGGACGCCCAGAAGACCATGGGCGTCATCGTGATCGCGCTCGTCGCCGGCGGGCTGCACGAGGGCACCTCCATCCCGCTGTGGGTCAAGCTCGCCGCGGCGGCCGCGATCTCCCTAGGCACCTACGCCGGGGGGTGGCGCATCATGCGCACCCTGGGCCGCCGGGTCATCGAGCTGGACCCGGCTCGCGGGTTCGTGGCCGAGTCGGTCTCGGCGGCGGTGCTGTACACCACCGCGTTCCTGCTCCACGCACCGGTCTCGACCACGCACATCATCACGTCGGCCATCATGGGCGTCGGCGCCACCCGCCGGCTCTCCGCCGTCCGGTGGGGCGTTGCGGGCAACATCGCGCTCGCGTGGCTGTTCACCATCCCCGCGGCGGCGCTGATGGCCGCCGGCCTCTACGTGGGCGTCGACCTCATCAGCGGCTGACGGCCCCGGTGTCCGGTCCCGGGGCGGCTCCAGTAGTGTCGCGTCCCACCGGCCGGCAAGGAGGACCGTGCATGCACGCCAGCGCCCGTCTCGTCGCACCACTCCTCGGCCTGCTCGCCCTGGTCGCGGTCTCCGGCTGCGGCGGGGGCGACGTCATGGCCCTGAAAGAGGGCGACTGCCTCAAGGCCGCGGCGTTGGACAGCGACACGGCGGTGTCGGACGTGACGGTGATCGACTGTGCCGACCCGCATGACGCGGAGGTCTTCACCGAGCTGACGCTCGACGACCGAGACTTCCCGGGCGAGAAGGCGCTGCAGACCCGGGCGCTGGAGCTCTGCCGCCCCGAGTTCGAGCAGTTCGTCGGGCGCCCGTACGACGAGTCCGAGCTGTACTACTCGGCGCTGACCCCGACGCAGGAGAGCTGGGAGCGGGCCGAGGACCGCACGGCGCTGTGCATCCTGCTCTCCGACGATCCCGTCATCGGCACGCTGGCGGGTACGAAGCGCTGAGCCGTCACCCGAAGCGGCCGGAGATGTAGTCCTCTGTGTCCTTCACCGACGGTGAGGAGAACATCTTCTCGGTCTCGTCGTACTCGATGAGGTGCCCGGGCTTGCCGGTGCCGGCGATGTTGAAGAACCCGGTCTTGTCCGACACGCGCGCGGCCTGCTGCATGTTGTGGGTGACGATGACGATCGTGTAGTCGTTCTTCAGCTCGGACATGAGGTCCTCGATCGCCAGCGTGGAGATCGGGTCCAGCGCGGAGCACGGCTCGTCCATGAGAAGCACGTCGGGCTTGACTGCGATGGCGCGGGCGATGCACAGGCGCTGCTGCTGGCCGCCGGAGAGGGACGACCCCGGACGGTCGAGACGGTCCTTGACCTCGTTCCAGAGGTTGGCGCCGCGCAGGGAGTCCTCG
This window of the Georgenia yuyongxinii genome carries:
- a CDS encoding O-acetyl-ADP-ribose deacetylase; protein product: MKIEALLGDITTQQVGAVVNAANSSLLGGGGVDGAIHRAAGPELLEECLQLRRTELPDGLPVGEAVPTAGYRLPARWIIHTVGPNAHRGQTDPGLLAACFTSSLQVAADLRVPTVAFPAISAGAYGWPADTVARIAVDAVRTFAARQEVRDGQQVCGPTVTDVGEATLTEVRFVLFDEEVLAAFAAALG
- the dtd gene encoding D-aminoacyl-tRNA deacylase yields the protein MRAVLQRATRAAVRVDGEVVGELTRPGLVALVGVTHEDGPDQVARLARKIAELRILREERSVLDAAAPVLVISQFTLYADVRKGRRPTWNKAAPGSVAEPLVDAVVDALRGQGVEVATGRFGADMAVELVNDGPVTVLLEV
- a CDS encoding DUF2516 family protein, which encodes MLLANAQVLLFLVLALVLFGIEAWALIDCARRPAGAFLAAGKRTKNFWLVLTAAAAVVGFIAVPPPLGLGLLGGGFLQFFAVIPAGVYLADVRPAVSNYGGGRRPPRSGGGGW
- a CDS encoding QcrA and Rieske domain-containing protein encodes the protein MSSAHVCEHAGACVSRRRVLVAGGAGLVLTPLLVACGSGAEPAAPTPAGSGQSGERLVALSEVPVGSGVVVETPGGESVVVAQPETGKVLAFSAVCTHQGCLVAVEGQELACPCHGSRYAAASGEVLQGPAEEPLPAVPVRVDGEDVVLG
- a CDS encoding FUSC family protein, giving the protein MTVGGTPEGRAEGDRAATGAAGADRAIGGPGQRPLSRPARAARLIAAGLGQSMDLRRWRVLLTVRSRLGMRRVRDAFVPILTAALTAGLAYFVSGELLGHDVPMFAPVAAWIALGHTADRQLRRVAELGAGATVGVWLGEIFAQLFGTGAVQIGCVLVLSAVLTKFLDRGVLLTTQAGTQSIVIVALPTSMIADGALGRWSDALVGAALALLVTAVLPVNVIRRPRRLARTALGETAAVLATLARGLRTGDAQLAADALAQGRGSQPTLDAWAAAVRSARELVRVNPALRSDRATIAELSRACTLADRAMRNTRVVSRRSVVAIEEDGPSPEIAAHVDTLADAIRSLAAALGRGDPPDHARGQLAAVAGELAPDRYAEQGWRQQTLVSLLRSLAVDALQISGMSQSQANGQLAED
- the ygfZ gene encoding CAF17-like 4Fe-4S cluster assembly/insertion protein YgfZ, encoding MSTVDEHVTIYRSPLLTRPGAVEASGPDAGVALHYGDPVHEQRALARGDGVADLSHLGVVTVSGPDRTSWLNTLSSQLLLGLEAGVSTELLLLDVNGHIEHAPAVQDDGERTWLITEAADAAPLAQYLDKMRFMLRVEVERHDDVAVLGTAAGGWLELATDPAHLLTWQDPWPRTAPGSTAYGPQDADHPGIDIHRALSLVRRAALNEVVTGFLTPARDGDDVTRPAPPRRLAGTWAWEALRVEAWRPRLATEVDERTIPHELDWLRTGVHLDKGCYRGQETVARVVNLGRPPRRLVMLHLDGSDHLLPDAGAEVRHGDKVVGRLTSVVRHEELGPVGLAVVKRSVAADADLDVGGVAAAQEIVVGLDGVTDARPAERPGAGLRRRDLRR
- a CDS encoding FABP family protein: MAFTIPDDLAPECYPLAWLLGRWRGFGMLGYPGVDEQAFVQEIVFDHDGGPYLRAVTTIWLADTTRSGEISQEMTGTQGAAALTPGQLWSTETSYWRPVVEPTSPAVGNGAGASGATPGQEGAGNAAGRVTTAPELTGAGAPAPDATELEVLVADPSGHLSVYVGAVRGPRVDLSTDAVVRTVTAAEMSGATRMYGLVQHDLLWAMDLAAFGRELQSYASGRLSRKE
- a CDS encoding winged helix-turn-helix transcriptional regulator; this translates as MTALLLLTAGPGDAADVLPALTLLGHEVTPAPPTPSAVLEHADAAAIVLDARRDLVAARTLCRLISGTLDAQPVLLVLAEGGFTAVSTTWGAAEVVVETAGPAEVEARLRLMIERTRATAADEGPERLESGELVIDASAYTAKVRGRTLDLTYKEFELLRHLAQHPGRVLSRAQLLQEVWGYDYYGGTRTVDVHIRRLRAKLGAEHDQMIGTVRNVGYRLDPRGRDAVASAGEPGAPAPSEPAAVVE
- a CDS encoding DUF47 domain-containing protein, with amino-acid sequence MRFRFRPAPRGVHFFDLYTESAAHLRTGADLLARILGADLPTRAKLAARLKDAEHAADEAAHQVYTALAQTFVTPFDRDDMYHLASALDDCMDAMDEAGELVVLYQLGTLPSGVSEQVAVLRQCAELTYDAMPRLRSFDGLEAYWIDINRLENQADRVYRRVLADLMNNAEDAITVIKVKGVVDALEEAADSFERLANHVQTIVLKES
- a CDS encoding inorganic phosphate transporter, producing MDLVLVLVVVVVTVALAFDFTNGFHDAANAIATSVSTRALTPRVALVMAAAMNLLGALLGTGVAETIGSGIITPPDGTSGLLVVLAGLVGAIAWNLITWWFGLPSSSTHALIGGLAGAGMASATTVHWDVIATSVVLPMVLSPLIGFALAYMVMLVVLWTFRRRPYSPTMRGFRLTQTISAAAMALGHGLQDAQKTMGVIVIALVAGGLHEGTSIPLWVKLAAAAAISLGTYAGGWRIMRTLGRRVIELDPARGFVAESVSAAVLYTTAFLLHAPVSTTHIITSAIMGVGATRRLSAVRWGVAGNIALAWLFTIPAAALMAAGLYVGVDLISG
- a CDS encoding septum formation family protein → MHASARLVAPLLGLLALVAVSGCGGGDVMALKEGDCLKAAALDSDTAVSDVTVIDCADPHDAEVFTELTLDDRDFPGEKALQTRALELCRPEFEQFVGRPYDESELYYSALTPTQESWERAEDRTALCILLSDDPVIGTLAGTKR
- the pstB gene encoding phosphate ABC transporter ATP-binding protein PstB → MSKRIDVKNLNVYYGDFLAVEDVNMTIDPRAITALIGPSGCGKSTFLRTLNRMHEVIPGARVEGEAIVDGQNLYGPDVDPVMVRRHVGMVFQRPNPFPTMSIADNVLAGVRLNNRKMKKSEAEGLVEDSLRGANLWNEVKDRLDRPGSSLSGGQQQRLCIARAIAVKPDVLLMDEPCSALDPISTLAIEDLMSELKNDYTIVIVTHNMQQAARVSDKTGFFNIAGTGKPGHLIEYDETEKMFSSPSVKDTEDYISGRFG